In Paroedura picta isolate Pp20150507F chromosome 1, Ppicta_v3.0, whole genome shotgun sequence, the following are encoded in one genomic region:
- the LOC143826971 gene encoding serotriflin-like has product MLLLTIVLLLAAVPDQSLGQEDEEEEEEEEEEGTPEFSITPEVQKEILDKHNKIRRNVKPTAANMLKMVWNEKSAESAMKWASECQLTISPAENRTFKGIMCSENIFYTNILTTWTKAIDVWEKRKAFFQYGVGAIDPGKLISSYTQLIWYNSYQVGCGISLCPGPEHAFFFYVCQYCPPANREDFIAKPYKSGPPCADCPKACEDGLCTNPCRHRNRGSNCTVLKNLYTCKSKSIKRSCRATCRCKTEII; this is encoded by the exons gaggatgaggaggaagaggaagaggaagaggaagagggaactCCAGAGTTCAGTATCACTCCAGAGGTTCAGAAGGAAATCCTTgacaagcacaataaaatcaggagaAATGTGAAACCAACTGCTGCGAATATGTTGAAAATG GTATGGAACGAGAAATCTGCTGAAAGCGCTATGAAATGGGCCTCTGAATGTCAACTAACCATCAGTCCCGCAGAGAATCGAACTTTCAAAG GAATAATGTGTAGTGAGAATATTTTCTATACAAATATCCTCACCACCTGGACCAAAGCTATTGATGtatgggagaaaagaaaagcttttttCCAATATGGTGTCGGGGCTATCGACCCAGGAAAACTCATTTCTAGCTACACTCAG CTTATTTGGTATAATTCATACCAGGTTGGATGTGGAATTTCTTTGTGCCCTGGACCCGAGCatgctttctttttttatgtCTGTCAATACTGTCCTCC AGCGAACCGAGAAGACTTCATAGCTAAACCTTACAAATCAGGCCCGCCATGCGCAGACTGCCCTAAGGCCTGTGAGGATGGACTCTGCA CCAACCCCTGCCGGCATCGGAATCGTGGCTCCAACTGCACAGTACTGAAAAACCTGTACACCTGCAAATCAAAATCCATTAAAAGATCATGTAGGGCTACCTGTAGGTGCAAAACAGAAATTATATAG